One Thalassotalea atypica DNA window includes the following coding sequences:
- the fusA gene encoding elongation factor G: MARTTPIERYRNIGICAHVDAGKTTTTERVLFYTGLSHKMGEVHDGAATMDWMEQEQERGITITSAATTCFWKGMDKQFDDHRINIIDTPGHVDFTIEVERSLRVLDGAVLVLCGSSGVQPQTETVWRQMEKYAVPRMVFVNKMDRTGADFLNVVEQMETRLGATAVPIQLAIGAEEDFSGVVDLVKMKAINWDEADQGMTFSYEDIPADMQDMAEEWRENLISAAAEANDELMDKYLEEGDLTEEEIKAGIRTRTLNNEIVLCTCGSAFKNKGVQAVLDAVVEYLPSPTEVAAITGIKNDKQETEDVREADDNAPFSALAFKIATDPFVGTLTFFRVYSGVVKTGDSVFNPIKGKKERLGRIVQMHSNNREEIKEVRAGDIAAAIGLKEVTTGDTLCDNNNVITLEKMEFPEPVISVAVEPKTVADQDKMAIALGKLAAEDPSFKVESDEESGQTIISGMGELHLDIIVDRMMREFKVGCNVGKPQVAYRESIRNSVEVEGKFVRQSGGRGQYGHVWLKMEPLEYGAGFVFENEIVGGAVPKEFIPAVEKGCSEQMDAGVLASFPMLDVKVTLYDGSFHDVDSNEIAFKVAASLAFKDGAREASPILLEPMMKVEVTTPEENMGDVVGDLNRRRGMIDGMDEGPAGLKIVNAQVPLAEMFGYATDLRSATQGRASYSMEFLQYVEAPKAVAKTVVESRGGTF, translated from the coding sequence GTGGCTCGTACAACTCCTATTGAGCGCTACCGTAACATTGGTATTTGTGCCCATGTAGATGCTGGTAAAACAACAACTACAGAGCGTGTATTGTTTTATACTGGACTTTCCCACAAGATGGGCGAAGTTCACGACGGTGCTGCAACAATGGATTGGATGGAACAAGAGCAAGAACGTGGTATTACCATCACTTCTGCTGCCACCACCTGTTTTTGGAAGGGAATGGATAAGCAGTTTGACGATCATCGCATCAACATAATTGACACTCCAGGACATGTTGACTTTACCATTGAAGTAGAACGCTCATTGCGAGTACTTGACGGCGCCGTGCTTGTATTATGTGGTTCATCTGGTGTTCAACCACAAACAGAAACTGTTTGGCGACAAATGGAAAAATACGCCGTACCTCGCATGGTCTTTGTCAACAAAATGGACAGAACCGGTGCTGACTTCCTAAATGTAGTTGAGCAAATGGAAACGCGTCTAGGCGCGACGGCTGTACCAATACAATTAGCTATCGGCGCAGAAGAAGATTTTTCCGGCGTAGTTGATTTGGTAAAAATGAAAGCAATCAACTGGGATGAAGCCGATCAAGGCATGACGTTTTCTTACGAAGATATCCCTGCTGATATGCAAGATATGGCGGAAGAGTGGCGTGAAAATTTGATCTCAGCGGCCGCAGAAGCGAATGATGAATTAATGGATAAATACCTTGAAGAAGGTGATTTAACCGAAGAAGAAATCAAAGCAGGCATACGTACTCGTACATTGAATAATGAAATTGTCCTTTGTACCTGTGGTAGTGCATTTAAGAACAAAGGTGTTCAAGCGGTGCTTGATGCTGTGGTTGAATATTTACCATCGCCTACTGAAGTGGCTGCAATCACTGGTATTAAAAATGATAAGCAGGAAACAGAAGACGTGCGTGAAGCCGATGACAATGCGCCGTTTTCTGCACTAGCATTTAAAATTGCCACTGACCCATTTGTGGGAACATTAACATTCTTCCGTGTCTATTCCGGAGTAGTTAAAACTGGTGATAGCGTATTTAACCCAATCAAGGGTAAAAAGGAACGTTTAGGTCGCATTGTACAGATGCACTCGAATAATCGCGAAGAAATTAAAGAAGTTCGTGCAGGTGATATCGCTGCCGCAATCGGACTAAAAGAAGTGACTACTGGTGACACACTTTGTGATAACAATAATGTTATTACCTTGGAAAAGATGGAATTTCCAGAGCCGGTTATTTCGGTTGCTGTTGAACCTAAGACCGTCGCTGATCAAGATAAAATGGCAATTGCTTTAGGCAAACTTGCTGCTGAAGATCCGTCATTTAAAGTTGAATCGGACGAAGAGTCAGGGCAAACCATCATTTCAGGGATGGGTGAACTACACTTAGATATAATCGTCGATCGCATGATGCGTGAATTTAAAGTCGGCTGTAATGTTGGTAAACCGCAGGTCGCTTATCGTGAATCGATTCGTAATTCAGTAGAAGTTGAAGGTAAATTTGTAAGACAATCTGGCGGCCGAGGCCAATATGGTCACGTTTGGCTGAAGATGGAGCCATTAGAGTACGGCGCTGGATTTGTATTTGAAAACGAAATTGTTGGTGGGGCTGTTCCAAAAGAGTTCATCCCTGCAGTAGAAAAAGGTTGTAGCGAGCAGATGGACGCCGGTGTACTGGCTAGCTTCCCTATGCTAGACGTTAAAGTGACATTGTATGATGGTTCATTCCATGATGTAGACTCTAACGAAATTGCCTTTAAAGTGGCAGCATCGCTTGCCTTTAAAGATGGTGCGCGTGAAGCAAGCCCTATTTTACTTGAACCAATGATGAAAGTTGAGGTAACGACTCCAGAAGAAAACATGGGTGATGTTGTTGGTGACTTAAACCGACGTCGAGGCATGATCGATGGTATGGACGAAGGTCCAGCTGGACTTAAAATAGTGAATGCGCAAGTACCACTAGCAGAGATGTTTGGTTACGCTACTGATTTACGTAGTGCAACTCAAGGTCGTGCATCATATTCAATGGAGTTTCTTCAATATGTAGAAGCACCAAAGGCGGTGGCTAAAACAGTAGTTGAGTCACGAGGAGGTACATTCTAA
- the tuf gene encoding elongation factor Tu, whose product MAKEKFERSKPHVNVGTIGHVDHGKTTLTAAISAVLTKTHGGEVKDFAQIDNAPEERERGITINTSHIEYDTETRHYAHVDCPGHADYVKNMITGAAQMDGAILVVAATDGPMPQTREHILLSRQVGVPFIIVFMNKCDMVDDEELLELVEMEVRELLSEYEFPGDDLPVIQGSALGALNGEANWEEKVLELANALDTYIPEPERAIDGDFILPIEDVFSIQGRGTVVTGRVERGIVRVGDDVEIVGIKETTTTTCTGVEMFRKLLDEGRAGENCGVLLRGTKREDVQRGQVLCKPGSINPHTKFESEVYVLSKDEGGRHTPFFKGYRPQFYFRTTDITGAVELPEGVEMVMPGDNLKFVVELINPIAMDEGLRFAIREGGRTVGAGVVSKVID is encoded by the coding sequence ATGGCTAAAGAAAAATTTGAACGTTCGAAACCGCACGTTAACGTTGGTACTATCGGCCACGTTGACCACGGTAAAACAACACTAACAGCTGCTATCTCTGCAGTATTAACAAAAACTCACGGTGGTGAAGTTAAAGATTTCGCACAAATCGATAACGCTCCAGAAGAGCGCGAGCGTGGTATTACAATTAATACTTCTCACATCGAATACGATACAGAAACTCGTCACTACGCACACGTAGACTGTCCTGGTCACGCCGATTATGTTAAAAACATGATCACTGGTGCTGCTCAAATGGACGGCGCAATCTTAGTAGTTGCAGCGACAGACGGTCCAATGCCACAAACACGTGAGCACATCCTTCTTTCTCGTCAAGTTGGTGTACCTTTCATCATCGTATTCATGAACAAATGTGACATGGTAGATGACGAAGAGTTATTAGAATTAGTAGAAATGGAAGTTCGTGAACTTCTTTCAGAATACGAATTCCCAGGTGACGACTTACCAGTAATTCAAGGTTCAGCACTAGGTGCATTGAACGGTGAAGCAAACTGGGAAGAAAAAGTATTAGAACTTGCTAACGCATTAGATACTTATATTCCAGAGCCAGAGCGTGCAATCGATGGTGACTTCATTCTTCCAATTGAAGATGTATTCTCAATCCAAGGCCGTGGTACAGTAGTAACAGGTCGTGTTGAACGCGGTATCGTTCGTGTTGGTGACGATGTAGAAATCGTAGGTATCAAAGAAACTACCACTACAACATGTACTGGTGTAGAGATGTTCCGTAAGCTTCTTGACGAAGGTCGAGCTGGTGAGAACTGTGGTGTACTTTTACGTGGTACTAAGCGTGAAGACGTACAACGTGGTCAAGTACTTTGTAAGCCTGGTTCAATCAACCCGCATACGAAGTTCGAATCAGAAGTATACGTACTTTCAAAAGATGAAGGTGGTCGTCATACTCCATTCTTCAAAGGATACCGTCCACAGTTCTACTTCCGTACAACTGACATCACAGGTGCAGTAGAGCTTCCTGAAGGTGTAGAAATGGTAATGCCAGGCGACAACTTGAAGTTTGTTGTTGAGCTAATCAACCCAATCGCGATGGACGAAGGTTTACGCTTCGCTATCCGTGAAGGTGGCCGTACAGTAGGTGCTGGTGTTGTTTCTAAAGTAATCGACTAA
- a CDS encoding alpha/beta hydrolase family protein — MRIFQLLFLLCLISTSISSKPIPIEAYGSLPKTSMMVLSPSGTKIAYRLTKEGKDFFMIYDLNGSKSIGAIDIGDIRPDSAYFIDEDRLILVASDNAKLWGYKGRHEISAAFSYNVKDKKLRQLLRLGDGIHDGQTALGRIVGVSNDGREVYMPAWENGATFSLMKTKLDSKRKARRFTKGKSDTIDFFVCNDLPIARERFDNKKDLHRIEVFKNEEWVEIYREKTDIKTKSFVGLTADVKHLVFLQHSNKGIVSYYTMALEDGEVGGPIFAQSDKDVEYVMTDINRIVYGVRYSGFTPSYEFFDAQATKMITDVVELVPNSSVTLVDHTPEWNKLIFLIEGNNSVGEYYLYSNEKLRFLASRRPDISTEQINQIVQTKIKARDGLRIPTLLTLPNVENPQNLPAIMLPHGGPEAYDSIRFDWLAQYFASRGFLVMQPQFRGSDGFGYEFKQKGRGEWGRKMQDDLTDTLRTLAKSGYVNSERVCIVGASYGGYAALAGAAFSPELYKCAVSINGVSDIDRMMRDERREHGAEHWVVAYWQKLINNGELPENHLKLISPINYVEQINVPVLLIHGEYDKVVPLHQSKYMEDKLKDANKVVELIELEHGDHYLSNGANRMKALEAIDGFIQKHI; from the coding sequence ATGCGTATTTTTCAATTACTTTTTCTTTTGTGTTTAATTTCAACATCAATTTCATCAAAGCCTATTCCTATAGAAGCGTATGGTAGCCTGCCCAAGACTAGCATGATGGTGCTATCTCCTAGTGGAACTAAGATAGCGTATCGATTGACTAAAGAAGGAAAAGACTTCTTTATGATTTACGATCTTAATGGGAGTAAATCAATTGGTGCTATTGATATTGGAGACATCCGACCTGACAGCGCATATTTTATCGATGAAGATCGCTTAATTTTAGTGGCAAGCGACAATGCTAAATTATGGGGCTATAAAGGGCGTCATGAAATTAGCGCCGCCTTTTCATATAACGTCAAGGATAAAAAGTTAAGGCAACTATTAAGACTTGGCGATGGCATCCATGACGGACAAACTGCTCTAGGAAGGATCGTAGGAGTATCCAACGACGGCAGAGAAGTTTATATGCCTGCGTGGGAAAACGGAGCCACATTTAGCTTAATGAAAACAAAGCTAGACAGTAAAAGAAAGGCGAGGCGATTTACTAAAGGGAAATCGGATACCATTGACTTCTTTGTTTGCAATGATCTACCTATAGCTCGAGAGCGCTTTGATAACAAAAAAGACCTACACCGAATAGAAGTATTCAAAAATGAAGAGTGGGTTGAGATTTATCGTGAGAAGACGGACATTAAAACCAAATCATTCGTGGGCCTAACCGCGGATGTTAAACACCTTGTATTTTTACAACATAGTAATAAAGGCATAGTGTCATACTACACTATGGCACTAGAAGATGGTGAGGTCGGAGGGCCAATTTTTGCGCAATCGGACAAGGATGTTGAATATGTGATGACAGATATTAACCGGATTGTTTATGGCGTTCGTTATTCAGGTTTTACGCCATCTTATGAGTTCTTTGACGCACAAGCTACAAAGATGATTACAGATGTTGTGGAATTAGTGCCCAACAGTTCCGTTACCCTCGTAGATCATACTCCTGAATGGAACAAGCTCATTTTTTTGATAGAAGGTAATAACAGTGTTGGTGAATATTACTTATATAGTAATGAAAAGCTGAGGTTTTTAGCGAGTAGAAGGCCTGATATTTCCACTGAGCAGATTAATCAAATCGTTCAGACAAAAATTAAGGCGAGAGATGGCCTACGTATTCCAACATTATTAACTTTACCTAATGTGGAAAACCCACAAAATTTACCCGCAATTATGTTGCCCCATGGTGGTCCAGAGGCATATGACAGTATTAGATTTGATTGGCTAGCTCAATATTTTGCTAGTCGAGGTTTCTTAGTCATGCAGCCTCAGTTTAGGGGCTCAGACGGATTTGGATACGAGTTTAAGCAAAAAGGGCGTGGTGAATGGGGCAGAAAGATGCAAGATGATCTAACCGATACGCTTCGCACGTTAGCCAAGTCCGGTTATGTGAATAGTGAAAGGGTGTGTATCGTAGGCGCCAGTTATGGAGGCTACGCTGCTTTAGCTGGTGCCGCTTTCTCTCCCGAGCTATACAAGTGTGCGGTTTCAATTAATGGTGTATCAGATATAGATAGAATGATGCGAGATGAAAGACGTGAGCATGGCGCTGAACACTGGGTAGTGGCCTATTGGCAAAAGTTGATAAATAATGGTGAGTTACCAGAAAATCATTTGAAACTCATTTCACCGATTAACTATGTCGAACAAATTAACGTGCCAGTATTATTAATTCACGGTGAATACGATAAAGTCGTACCTTTGCATCAGTCGAAATATATGGAAGACAAATTAAAAGATGCAAATAAAGTGGTTGAACTGATCGAGTTAGAACATGGCGATCATTACCTGAGCAATGGAGCCAATAGAATGAAGGCGTTAGAAGCAATTGATGGCTTCATTCAAAAACACATATAG
- a CDS encoding formylglycine-generating enzyme family protein codes for MKILIPTLMIVLLQSCALTKSYNNELREQVLNNMILVDGGTFDMGSSCEQEKNCDHVQHQVTVDSFYIGKFEVTQQLFESVLGSSSSYFPGDEFPVNYVSWQQVKYFLSKLNEETGLDFRLPTEAEWEFAARGGTKSKDYVFSGSNDIETVGWYAQNANNKAHAVGLKAPNELGLYDMTGNVGELVEDAFDVNFYKHSPKNNPVNSIASKHPLAYKSVRGGSFSYDGHESENFRRDSASQSALMPDIGFRLAMSK; via the coding sequence ATGAAAATACTTATTCCTACGTTGATGATCGTGTTGCTGCAATCATGTGCGCTAACCAAATCTTATAATAATGAATTGAGAGAGCAAGTGCTTAACAACATGATACTCGTTGATGGTGGTACATTTGATATGGGGAGCTCATGTGAACAAGAGAAAAACTGTGATCATGTGCAACATCAAGTAACTGTTGATTCCTTTTACATTGGTAAATTCGAGGTCACACAGCAGTTATTTGAATCAGTTTTAGGTTCAAGTAGCTCCTATTTTCCTGGCGACGAATTTCCAGTCAATTATGTTAGTTGGCAACAGGTGAAGTACTTTCTTAGTAAACTTAATGAAGAAACTGGACTAGATTTTCGTCTTCCTACTGAAGCTGAGTGGGAATTTGCTGCTCGTGGCGGTACAAAAAGCAAAGATTATGTCTTTAGTGGCTCTAATGATATTGAAACCGTAGGTTGGTATGCGCAAAATGCAAATAACAAAGCACATGCTGTGGGGTTAAAAGCACCAAATGAACTCGGCCTTTATGATATGACAGGAAACGTCGGAGAACTTGTTGAGGATGCGTTTGATGTTAACTTTTACAAGCATTCACCCAAAAACAATCCTGTTAACTCAATTGCGTCAAAGCATCCGTTAGCATATAAATCAGTAAGAGGCGGTAGCTTTTCTTATGACGGTCATGAATCAGAAAATTTTCGAAGAGATTCTGCAAGTCAAAGCGCACTTATGCCAGACATAGGATTTAGACTCGCAATGTCTAAATAG
- a CDS encoding arylsulfatase produces MKLFKPKSLAKLTLLSVLAATTTSAFAAQDTSRPNILAIWGDDIGYFNISAYNQGMMGYETPNLDRIANEGALFTDHYAQQSCTAGRASFITGQHPFRTGLLTIGMPGSQHGIPDWAPTIADALKEKGYTTGQFGKNHLGDQDKHLPTNHGFDEFFGNLYHLNAEEEPETYYYPKDPEFAKKFGPRGVIHSYADGRIEDTGPMTRKRMETADEEFVSAAITFMGKAVKQDKPFFAWVNASRMHVHTRLQEKYKGITGIGLYPDGMTEHDDHVGVLLDKLDEWKIADNTIVIYSTDNGAEKFTWPDGGTSPFHGEKGSTAEGGMRVPQLVRWPGVIKGGTKINAMMSHEDWMPTLLAATGEGNFKEDLKKGTNFNNKDWRVHLDGYNFLPYFSGETKESPRKSKLYFSANGELNAIRWTDWKASFAMMEGNMQSAVRNVPAWASLTNLKADPFEIAAKESAMYVRWMIDNMWLFVPMSQEVGKFIGSLEGYPMQAGAGFSAAGINYNTLKLKKVLGKLEAQQQQ; encoded by the coding sequence ATGAAGCTTTTCAAACCTAAGTCTTTAGCTAAATTGACTTTACTATCAGTTTTAGCCGCTACAACGACTTCTGCATTTGCAGCACAAGATACCTCTCGTCCAAATATTCTCGCAATATGGGGTGATGATATCGGTTATTTCAACATTAGCGCATATAACCAAGGCATGATGGGTTACGAAACACCTAATCTAGACCGTATCGCAAATGAAGGTGCATTATTCACTGACCACTATGCTCAACAAAGTTGTACAGCGGGTCGAGCGTCATTCATTACGGGTCAACACCCATTCAGAACTGGTTTATTAACTATTGGTATGCCTGGCTCTCAACATGGTATCCCTGATTGGGCGCCTACTATTGCAGATGCATTAAAAGAGAAAGGCTACACTACAGGCCAATTTGGTAAGAACCACTTGGGCGACCAAGACAAACATTTACCAACAAACCATGGTTTTGATGAATTTTTCGGTAACCTATACCACTTAAATGCTGAAGAAGAGCCAGAAACATACTATTACCCTAAAGATCCTGAGTTTGCCAAAAAATTTGGTCCTCGTGGTGTAATTCACTCGTACGCTGACGGCCGCATTGAAGATACTGGACCTATGACGCGTAAGCGCATGGAAACAGCTGACGAAGAATTCGTAAGCGCAGCAATCACGTTTATGGGTAAAGCCGTTAAGCAAGACAAGCCTTTCTTTGCATGGGTAAATGCATCACGTATGCACGTTCATACTCGTCTTCAAGAGAAATACAAAGGCATCACAGGTATTGGCTTATACCCTGACGGAATGACTGAGCACGATGACCATGTTGGCGTACTTTTAGACAAGTTAGACGAGTGGAAAATTGCTGACAATACTATCGTAATTTACTCTACAGATAACGGCGCAGAAAAATTCACTTGGCCTGACGGTGGTACATCTCCATTCCACGGTGAAAAAGGTTCAACTGCTGAAGGCGGAATGCGTGTACCTCAGTTAGTGCGCTGGCCTGGTGTGATCAAAGGTGGTACAAAGATCAATGCAATGATGTCTCATGAAGACTGGATGCCTACGTTATTAGCCGCTACTGGTGAAGGCAACTTCAAAGAAGACCTTAAAAAAGGAACTAACTTCAATAATAAAGATTGGAGAGTACACCTAGACGGTTATAATTTCTTACCTTACTTCAGTGGCGAGACTAAAGAATCACCACGTAAGAGCAAGCTATATTTCAGTGCAAACGGTGAATTAAATGCTATTCGTTGGACTGATTGGAAAGCAAGTTTTGCTATGATGGAAGGTAACATGCAATCCGCTGTTCGTAACGTTCCAGCATGGGCTTCACTTACTAACCTTAAAGCGGACCCATTTGAGATTGCAGCTAAAGAATCAGCTATGTATGTTCGTTGGATGATTGACAACATGTGGTTATTCGTACCAATGTCACAAGAAGTTGGTAAATTCATTGGCTCTTTGGAAGGTTATCCAATGCAAGCTGGTGCAGGTTTCAGTGCAGCTGGTATTAACTACAACACGCTTAAGTTGAAGAAAGTGCTTGGTAAATTGGAAGCACAACAACAGCAGTAA
- a CDS encoding Crp/Fnr family transcriptional regulator: MLPLNNISKLKLLEIIGRITFFKSFTIAERERLLSSTKVYKCAKEQYVQSELDHNSHFYIVLTGEIEILRQGKAQALGSISAGQFIGEGSFIKKRPKSASAKALSESIILCIDEDTLHGLPSVLKDKFKDAVIEGMAQRIQYLSDQIQRLYGE; the protein is encoded by the coding sequence ATGTTACCTCTTAATAATATATCTAAACTTAAATTACTTGAAATCATTGGACGAATCACTTTTTTCAAAAGCTTCACTATTGCAGAGCGAGAGCGTTTACTAAGCAGCACAAAAGTATATAAATGTGCAAAAGAGCAGTATGTACAATCTGAACTGGATCATAACAGCCATTTTTATATCGTGCTAACAGGCGAGATAGAGATATTGCGTCAAGGAAAAGCACAAGCCTTAGGTAGTATTTCTGCAGGTCAGTTTATTGGTGAAGGTAGCTTTATTAAAAAGCGACCTAAAAGTGCAAGTGCGAAAGCACTATCGGAATCGATAATTCTATGTATAGACGAGGATACCCTGCATGGCTTACCCTCGGTTTTAAAAGATAAGTTTAAAGATGCGGTTATTGAGGGAATGGCTCAACGTATCCAATATCTTAGCGATCAAATACAAAGGTTATATGGCGAATAA
- a CDS encoding acyl-CoA dehydrogenase C-terminal domain-containing protein: MTDFKAPVEDINFLVNDVFKFEQHYKKFPEFEEATPDLVEVIISECAKFCENELAPLNHSGDKEGCTFNDGVVTTPSGFKEAYQQFIEAGWQGLSHPVEYGGQGLPTSLGLIKSEIVGTSNWSFGMYPGLSIGAMNTILAHGSEEQKNSYMPKLTEGTWSGTMCLTEAQCGTDLGQIRTKAEPNEDGSFSVTGSKIFISAGEHDLTENIIHIVLARLPNAPKGTRGISLFIVPKFNINEDNSLGERNPVFCGSIEDKMGIKASATAVLNFDGAKGYLIGPENKGLECMFTFMNTARIGTAIQGVAASELGYQISLAYAKDRMSMRSLSGTKSPEQIADPIIHHPDVRRMLLTQKAISEGGRAMTYYAALIADQTDKGATQEERDAADRKLGFITPILKAFLTEVGFESANNAIQIFGGHGYIKEWGLEQNLRDVRISSLYEGTTGIQALDLVGRKILLDRAQLFKSFSIEILAFCKDHSMISGNPQKKRMHKFIWQLSKEVANWQRHTVRLMLKARKDRDFVGSCSVDYLMYSGYIFMGYMWAMMAQSANENLTEGKGDKEFNKAKVRTAEFYFDRLFPRVKTLSKTMMKDAGSLMKIDVNQF; this comes from the coding sequence ATGACCGATTTTAAAGCCCCCGTTGAAGACATCAATTTTCTCGTTAATGATGTTTTTAAATTTGAACAGCACTATAAAAAATTTCCAGAGTTTGAAGAAGCAACGCCAGACCTTGTAGAAGTCATTATCAGTGAGTGTGCTAAATTTTGTGAAAATGAACTCGCCCCACTAAATCACAGTGGAGATAAAGAAGGGTGTACATTCAATGACGGCGTTGTAACCACACCATCAGGGTTTAAAGAGGCATACCAGCAATTTATAGAAGCAGGGTGGCAAGGGCTTTCTCACCCTGTTGAATATGGCGGTCAAGGACTACCAACATCACTCGGCTTAATCAAAAGCGAAATAGTAGGCACTTCTAACTGGTCTTTTGGCATGTACCCTGGTCTTAGTATTGGTGCTATGAATACCATTTTGGCGCATGGTAGCGAAGAACAAAAAAATAGCTACATGCCTAAACTTACAGAAGGTACATGGAGTGGCACCATGTGTCTTACTGAAGCGCAATGTGGTACCGACTTAGGACAGATTAGAACAAAAGCAGAGCCAAATGAAGACGGTAGTTTCTCAGTTACTGGTAGCAAAATTTTTATTTCTGCTGGTGAACATGATCTGACTGAAAACATCATCCATATTGTGTTAGCACGTCTACCTAATGCACCTAAAGGTACCCGCGGCATATCACTTTTCATTGTGCCTAAGTTTAATATTAATGAAGATAATTCTCTTGGGGAGCGCAATCCAGTATTTTGTGGTTCTATCGAAGACAAAATGGGGATTAAAGCGTCTGCTACTGCTGTATTAAATTTCGATGGCGCAAAAGGCTATTTGATTGGCCCGGAGAATAAAGGATTAGAGTGCATGTTTACCTTTATGAACACTGCACGTATAGGCACTGCAATTCAAGGCGTCGCTGCATCTGAACTCGGATACCAAATCAGTTTGGCCTACGCAAAAGATAGAATGTCTATGCGTTCATTAAGCGGCACCAAATCACCTGAACAAATAGCAGATCCTATCATTCATCACCCTGATGTGAGGCGTATGCTTCTGACGCAAAAGGCCATCTCGGAAGGCGGTCGTGCAATGACCTATTACGCTGCTTTGATAGCTGATCAGACTGATAAAGGCGCTACTCAAGAAGAGCGAGATGCCGCTGATAGGAAATTAGGCTTCATCACGCCTATTCTCAAAGCTTTTCTTACAGAAGTAGGCTTTGAATCGGCCAATAATGCAATTCAAATCTTTGGTGGTCATGGCTACATCAAGGAATGGGGATTGGAGCAAAACTTACGTGACGTAAGAATTTCAAGCCTATATGAAGGTACAACTGGCATTCAAGCTTTGGATTTAGTCGGCCGTAAGATACTGCTAGATAGAGCACAATTATTCAAATCATTCAGTATCGAGATATTAGCGTTCTGTAAAGATCACAGCATGATTTCTGGTAATCCACAAAAGAAACGCATGCATAAATTCATTTGGCAATTGAGCAAAGAAGTGGCTAACTGGCAACGTCATACGGTCAGACTAATGCTGAAAGCACGTAAGGACAGAGATTTCGTTGGTTCATGTTCAGTAGACTACCTGATGTACTCAGGTTATATATTCATGGGCTATATGTGGGCGATGATGGCACAATCTGCTAATGAGAATCTAACTGAAGGTAAAGGTGATAAAGAGTTCAATAAGGCTAAAGTACGCACAGCAGAGTTTTACTTTGATAGATTATTCCCACGTGTAAAAACACTTTCGAAAACGATGATGAAAGATGCTGGCTCTTTGATGAAAATTGACGTAAACCAGTTTTAG